The Scatophagus argus isolate fScaArg1 chromosome 4, fScaArg1.pri, whole genome shotgun sequence DNA window AACTGCTTGTGAATAaccagggacagagagagagatgcagaaagATGTACCATCATAAAGACAAACGAGgcgaaaacaaacacagacaaaatgagacagggggagggggggcttgAAGGGAGCAGGGAGAGGATGCAATGCAGGGACTGACTCTTGGGAGGAAATGCAGGAGGGCCCATCTGAGGACACGGAGCCACTGGAGAGGCCTGAGGAGGCGTTGGACAGGGTTGACACAGTGGACATGCGACGCAGGGTGGAGGACAGGATGTAGGGCATCACCACGGAGCCCACGCggctcttcttcctctcagtgAGAGAGCAGGGCTGGGACACACAAATGGGATTAAGCATCATCGGCGAATCTTGGCAGGGGAGGAGCACAATGACAGGCAGAACTCGGGTTACAGAGGACTTGGCTAAAGGAAGATTTATGGTCCTGCGCTAATATAATGTACACTGCTTTGAATGAGAGGCGTTTGATAGGAAGGCAAGAGGGCCAATAGCTTAAGTTGGCACCCTCTTACATTAAATGGAGTTTGCGGCTGGCAACGCACCAAGGTTATGACGCCATAATGCTTCTCCACTTTCTCCCGAAGGTCTTGGAAGCAAGTAACCAGACGGTTGTGTAAGGGCTTCAGCTGCTCCGTCGTCTTCTCCCCGTGGATGCGAATCCCGTCTGCCAGGAGAGGGATCTGAAGGGGAGGACGGGTGCTCGAGTATTACAAAACAGGCTCTGCTCTGAGGCCCATGTCAGTGACAGTGACGGTGGGGGAGGGAGGTTTACCTGCAGGGCGATGAGGTGTTTAAGGACCTCAATGCGCTCGTGGTCCTCTGGGTGCTCTTGGATGTAGGTGTCTGTAAAGAATGCCTGGAGAGGACGAAAACTGTCTTAAAATAAAGCTGCAGTGAGCAGGCTTCCACAGCATGACAAAGAGGCCACTGTGGCCCACTTATAAATTAAACTTTGCAACTCGTAAGAGGCTGGAGGCCAGCAGGAACTCATGTTAATGAAAAATGGGCTTACAAATTCATATTAATGTTTGCAGCTGAATGATTGATCTGTTAGTTTGGCAGAGTTTGATAGCAGTATATGCTTTTCCAAATCAATTACTTTAGAGCCAACTGTGCACACAACCTGAACCCGATTCATCAAACAGCTGAAATCCAGCAAATAACCCGCAGCCTGTGAGCAGCGGGACACTCACACTCGTTCTGTACTCGAGCATAGTGGATTTGAAGACCGGTACCAGCAGTGCATCCACATGTAGTGTGTTACAAATCAAATCAGCCACACGGCTCTATAGATGATGCTTTGTTGGTTGACTACTTTGATCAAGACTGAAACCATCTGTTAGGGCTAATTAGCTACGGTTAGCACGCTAAATATGCTAGCCAGGATGGTTAACATGcctgctaaacatcagtatGCATATTAACTTTGCCACTGTGAGCGTATTAGCATTAGCATCCTGATGTTATCATTTAGCTCACATTATGGTATGGCCTGCATTGTGGTTAGCATTGATTAGCGAATGTAAACATGCTAGCACTCCACTAAGaaggtgaacatggtaaacaaatatcagcatgttagcactgtcattgAGAACATGTGATCATATAAGCGCAGGCTCACTGaactgctagcatggctgtagacgGCTGTTAGGATTCATTTGATGAGATTTTCTATGATGGTTGTTTTATTGTCTCTCTGTACTTGTTTGTTCAAAAGATTTTTGTGTAGAAAATCTCCTTCCATGTGGCAGGTGGTAGCCACACGCTGTGGTGGCAGCTAGCTGGTTACTGAGTCTTCTGTTTGGTGGCAACCTGCCTTAAGGTGCCATCTAAAAGCCAGAACGAAAAgaaatgtaatgtttatttaaGAGCTGCTGGACTATTTCCACACTGTATGTTTATTATTAGCATCAATATTTCACTTTGGAACACCCATAATCCAAGGTTACCCTGAAGTCTCAACCTCAGTATGAGGACCCGATTAAATAATGCTGTTAATTTACTTGTTGATTTGTTGGCTGTGCCTGAAAGTCATCTTATCAGTCAAAAAGTCAGACCTTCTCGTAGTTGGAAAAGCCGCCCATGACGGCAGGGTCGACGATGCCGCTGAGCATCATGGACAGCGGGTTGATGGACAGCGAGCGATCGCACGCTTGCTGCTGCACGAGGTTACTCAGCTTCTCGTTGGCCATCTCCATGGTCTCTACGGCGTTCTCCAGAGGACTGATCTCCTCCTGCCCGTCAGGAGAATCACACGAATGAGGAATTTTCAAGGCGAAAGAAACAAGAACGTCTGAGCATCAAGGCTGCTTCTTACCACCGAGACCGATTTGACTTCAAACCATTTCAGGATCCCCGGGAAGCGATAAGCGGTGATATAGGTTGTTCTTTCAATCCACATGGTCTGCAGGGCAGAAGAGATGAAGGACCTACTGAGGGCTTACATTTTAGGGTCATTATTCACATTTAGACTGAGACTGTTCATACGTCTCGTTTTAACTTAAGGCCGTGCGCTTGCTTACGTATATGAGCTTAGTTCTTTAAGgtaaatttaaaaagtgctcACTGCAAATTCATTGTCTGGGTCCTTTTCACCTTTCCTGAAGGGCCTGGAATACTGGAACTGGTCCACTTCATTGGTTCTGTAATAGCTGTAAAAGAACAGGGAAGGACAGCAGTGAGTTAGCGCTTTGACCAGAGAACCATAAATCCCATTCCCATTCACGAGAAAAGATAAATCAGCCCTTAAGTGTCCTGTTACGCACTTTAATATCTGCTCTGGAACCCCCTTGTCTTTAAACTGGTGCGGCACAGTGAGAACAGGCTTGACAGTGAAGCACTGGATGTCTGAGGGTCAGCTCAGGATAAGACCAGGGGCAAAGCAAAGCTGGActgaatttgatttttctgaAACTGTCAAGAGTCCATGTTAACAGTCCTGTGAGGCTCTCCTAATAAAAGGCTGTCAGTTCAGCCCAAATTAAAACcacatattttacatgtatttcCATCATATTGCACCATATTGGCCCGTTAAGAAGCTAcgtttaccatgttcaccatgttACCATGTTTCTGTGTAGCTGActagcatgctgacatttgctcATTAGCAATAAAAACAGCTTGTAGGCCAGGAGTTCTGCTAGATttagtcataaaccaaagtgtcGGGTAAATTTAAATCCTGACCTGATGACATCCGTCATCAAATTTATCACAGCGCTTTGTTAACCTCAGTGCTGCTAACTTTGCTAAAAATCCTGGTGTGATCAGCTGCCGTGTGGCTGACTGTAAAGGATACACTGCCCGGGGGAGTTGCTGATGTTGTCTCCAGGGGGCGCCGTGCTGGTCATCCGCACTGCGTTGGGGAACTGAGAGAGGAGCTTCAAGCTGAAGTCTTCCAGCCACTCGTACTCCTTCCCTCTGTAGATGAACATCTTGTTCTGTGGTGCAACGCAACAAATGAAGCTCAATAAAAAGCTAAAATTAGGATCAAACTTGTTTTCCATATTGTTTGAAAGGTGCGCTTGTGCAACGCTGTGACATTCGCTCGTGTCATCAAAAAGCCAACGACCTTTACCCCCGATTCACTGTCTCCAAAGCCAACTCACTGCATCAGCATGGCACATGATGCTTCCTCTGTTTATTACTGGAGCAGGTAATCACTTTCTTACCCTGAGGAAAGTCGGGAATCCGAGGCCATAATATCCTACAGCGAAGTACTCAGGCTGTGGCCGCATGGCGTGCATGATGTTTTCATAGAACTTGGCTTGATTTTTCTGTGATGGAGGACAGAGACGGCGGTGAGGCAGCGTGTGGTAATCTGTCTCTCAGTggttacaaaatgaaataatatcagAATAAATTAATTCCAATAACTCTTTCAAAAAAAGAATGTGTTTGCTCTCCTTTCCTTTTATGTGATGATCACACTGAACTGCTAACTGCTGACAGACTTTATGAACAGACTCTGAGTTGTGCACCAGCAAACACAGTCTGGGTGGAAATGAGTTGGGTAAACAGGTTAGCACACAATTATCTCTTCCCCATCTCCTCCGGCTGTCTCTGCAAGCCGCCGTGCTCAGGCTGGAACACGATCCCTCCACGACTCAACGTTCCACGCTGTGTCCGTGCAGCCCCGTTACGATGCAGGCGTCCTCTTACCAGCAGCTGGCTCAGCTCCATGAAGTCAAACATGTGGCTCTCGTGCATCTTGGCCAGCTGCTTGCCCAGCTCGATGGCCTTCTCCCACATCTGAGGAGACACGTGCACGGCTCAGTTAAAAGGCCACATAAAACGGGAACACTGAAAGTCAGCGCTCGGCGTCGCCATCCGGCTCCCGCGGCCGTCGTCGCAGTCGAAATGCGAGGTGTGACGCCAAAAAGAAACTCGCGGCTGCTGTGTGAGCACACACAATCTGAACCTGTGACAGCAGCTCGACTCACCTTGCCCTTGTCCAGGTAACATATGATCTCCTGGAAGAGCCGCTCTTTGAGCTCCTGCTGGGTCCACACGTGCTCCCCGTCTCTGGGTATCAGGTGGGGCGCGCAGGGTTTGTCCGACCACTGGGGGAGCACAACATTTAGACGCTGGTGACATCAGAGCTGCATTGATTAGTTAACTGAGAGCAAATCAGTCACACACTCAGTCAGACATTTGGTGGTTTGAAGACGAGCTATTCTCACACATTTTAAGCGttaaaaacagcattaaaaattcTGATCTTGTTTaagctgaaacagaagcagctttGATGTGTCAGAGACCTCCAGTAACTCGGCGTGAAGCAGCAGGGTGTAGGCCGCCTCCGTGTAGTTCTCACAGTCCAGGTGCAAATCTCGCAGCTTGTACAAGTACCTGGTAACAAGAGCACATCGGTCAGACAGCAGCGCAGCCAGACACTCAGTCCCAAAACAAAAAGCTCCGAGCGTCTGTCTGCCTCACCGGATGTAAatgtcctctctctttttttctttgtagaaaTTCTGCAAGAGAAAGACGCCGCGTGCGTTTTATTTTCTCGGGTCACGGCTAACTGTTTCGTGTACAAACAGCGTGGCGCCCTGAAGGCAGCACGTACCAGCACGTTGACGGTGCAGCTCATGCGGTGCTCAGGACTCTCGTCATGCGTGATGGTGCGGTACGCCAGCAGATTCTCCAGCAGGCTGCTCAGCAGCAGGGCCAGCTCCTCTCCTGACTGCGACAGGTATCTGTGGCGTCTGCAGTGCTCCAgcaggctgcacacacaaacacacacccttcACTCACTTCTCTCCAGCAGCCAGGGCCTCCTGACGAGCACATTAAACTGCGTCTCTGCAGTTGTTTGGGACGGTTCGCTGTGTCCGCGAGGCCTTTGTGTTCATTCTAACAGAGCGTCTCGTCCTTCTGGCTCCTACTGCAGATTCATTATGATAAAGACCCTCGTGTTTCAGAAGCAAACCCACATGAAGTCCCCTTCACACAGAAATGATGATGTGTTGTAGCACCCAAACAACTCTGAGAACAAAAGAGatcttttctgtttgatgtGCCGCTCCGCCTTACGTTTTCTCCAGCAGGACTTTGTACTGCTCATCCCCTCGGCCTCCTTCCACCTCTTGATCCAATTTTGTTATCAGTTCGTTCTCAAACTACAAAGACAAggagaacattaaaaaaagacccacaccatcacacacatcTCAAACGTCATATTTAGCCCGAGAGCAGCTTCGATCGCACTGAGACAAAGAGCACGGGCGGCTGAGCTTGTGTTTTTTACCGTTTCAAACGTGCGTCCGGGGCTGAAGTTGTGCTCGCACTGCATCATGTCGAAGAAGATGGGGATGGTCGCTTTCCTCAGCTCGGGCTCCGGCACCAGCGTGACCTCCAGGATGGGCCCCACCATGGCTGGGATGAACTTCATTTTGTGGGGGCCTGAGGGACAGCAAAACATTATCTCGCAGAAATATCATAGTATGATTTGAGAAGGCAATAAGCTGCACCTTCATTCCCCAACAAACAGAGGACAGATCTAATAACgtggcaaacaaaacaacagcacactgTGAAACTGGACAACAGAAAATATTGTCCTGTCATTCCCCTCGCATTACTGCCAGGCACTGAATAAACAATTCAAAGCCCCTGATAACAGCAGCTTTATCACATGGTGCAAAACACTCACCAAGATTGTACCACATGTCTCTCATCTTAAATCCAATAGTCTTCCTCATGTCTCCGTATCTGCGGTCAATTTAAATCAAAGAGCCGTTAAATGAAGTTCTCTCCTTTTAAATAACTGATGAATTGTATATGATCTCACTTGTTCAGAATCTTATTTCGTTTCTCTTGAGAGAAGGATTCCAGCTGCAGTGTGGGGTGGGTGAGGAACGCCACAGTCAGATGAAAGTAGTTATTCCACAGCTGCAAGGGGTTTCAAATATTAATACTTTAATTACCTTCTCATAACACTGGCTTCTGATTGAGTTTAAGAATATAAAAAAGTGACCGCTGTCAAGGCTGGGAAGGAGACCTACCTGTAGTTCAAAATGCGCCTGGTCCAGGAAATACATGTTGAGGACGTCCGAGTACTGGTTGATGGCCCTCAGGAAGACCTGCATCTGCACCAGGTTCATGATCACCCAGTCGGTGGGGAAGACGTTTCCCATGAGGTCCTTAAACATGATGAAGGTCTCCATGAGGAAGTCCTGAGGGCAGCAGGAGAATAAAAGCTTTACTGCAAGAGCAAAAACCAATCAATCGTGTTTCTCCTCGTAGCAGCGCTTGTGTTTATCCCTCTGGACCGGTTTGGTGTGAGCCACAGAAtccagatggataaacagcagtactatttaagagtagactaaacACTctcctgtttgataaagcttatagttagggctggcctaggccggcccctagttatgctgctatagagatctcccatgatgcactgagctctttcttcctctccctctccttctgcacacattcatgtcccattaatgcatattactaactcagcttcttccctggaggccttgtgctttctcatctctcaggttcccatttaattctattactactctgtacagctactaccattgtTACTGTtgctaatactgctatcataatcaccatagtacctcctgtatacttcattatcattatctacagttccaatacttcaATACTTCTGGTAGTATTACtgctgctacgcatctctgcTTGTGCCTTCCCCCAACCCagctggtcaaggcagatggccgcccacctagacacggggtctgctctgaggtttctgccttctaaaaggcagtttttcctcgccactgtcgccaagtgcttgctcaaggggggatgttgggttctctatattacaatttaatgaaagagtttggtctagacctgctctaattggaaagtgtcatgagataacttttgttgtgaattggcgctacataaataaactgaactgaactgaaattgaattgaattacagGTACGAGGAAGAATACGtgctcttgcttttttttcagctgcactgtccctttaaagaaatacaataatAGCAGTAacaagcagcagagcagaaagcagCGCTGCtccatgtcagacacacataaTGCTCCCCTGGCTTAATGAAGGCCCACTGACATCCTCATCATGTCAGTCCAATCCATTGCATGAAATGTCTATAATCAATATTGCCTTAAGGAGCAGTAAGTGGCCTGGCTGGTTTAATGCCTGTTATTGATGAGATGTTTCGGGACGAGATGTAGCCAACAGGGGAGGGCCCGGCACACTTACAATGATATCCTGTCTCGTCCTGAAGGTGCTGATGTAGTGGGCGTAATGCGTGTCGTCCATCTGCTTCAGGATGGCCGTCATGCAGGCGAGATAGTGACCCTGTTGCAGAGGAGCACTCGCATCACTTCACTGTAAAACTGCACTCACAGCACGCGTTCCTCGTGTTCGGGCTACCGCTGTGCTGTCCTAAAACACTGGTGGACTACTGTACTGCATGTGCTGTTGATGCTGGGTTATTAAAGCTGAGCTGGGTGCTGACACGGGTCGGCTGTGCCACCACGGCGAGTCTTACAATGAGAGGGGAGGATCTGTCCATGCTGATGACAGTGCGATTAACCCTGCGAAGAAGCCGCTCCATTATCAGCTGAACGTGGCCTCTGGTGGgaccctgcacacacagaacaggCTCAGGAACAGTCATCTGAAAGACAGGGACACAGACTACACGCCGCACAGGGTCACTCTGCACTGATTACTGGTTTTGGTTGCTTTTGCCCAGGTTTTCACCTTCCACGTCTCTGAGGCAGAAAAGACTTCTCCTCAGGCTTTGAGATGGACTTTTGTCATGGTTTTCTGATTGTTTCCTTGTTGAAAGCTGTTCTCGGTGTTCATGAATTGTTAAGAGTCGCTGGGACGACcttttgctgccatttttcaaTGCTGTgagcttcacaaacaaaattcCATTCACCTCCATTGTATCTGGGTGATGGCAGACATCTGAAAAACTCTGCAAATAAaggtcaaagtgtgtgtgttcctggaGGTTTCATTCGTTTTGAAGCGTCTATCTGGGACTTAAACAAACAGCCCACTTTCCTCTCTACATGCTGGATGGGATATGCAACCCGTCCAGCAGGTGGACCAGACCCAGAATCCCCTCCACTGACTGCTGTGCGCCGACTCTACGACTGAGCCACaacctcatttttttttctttgtaattttttaaacttgtgTGTCGACTGGTGAGGTGTGACTGCTCACCACGTCCTTGCGGTCCAGGTAGTCCAGCACCGTGCTGAGCAGCTGCGCGCAGGCCTCGTGGTCGGGTTTACTCGAGTGGTCGTCCAGCTGGCCGCTCAGCTGGTCGTTGACGAGAGGCAGAAGCACATCTCGACAATCTGCGGCCACAGAGCGCACAGGGAGACTGAGCTCACGCATCACACGGCACATTTCCTTCTAATGGACCTGACCTGACAAGCTTGTACGGTGCTGTAATGTTGGGGgttttttccctccctgcctTCATCTTGCGTGAAAAGTCATTATGTGATTTTTCGAGCCTCGAGGACTCCTACCTGGCTGCCTGAAAAGGTCACTCTCCACCATTTTACACATGCAGCCCAGCTTCTGACGCACGAGCTGAGAGTCGGGGATGCTCTCGATGAACTTCGCTAGGAGAACACTGGAAGCAGAACGAAAGAAAAAGAGCCAAAAGAGCAGCTGTGGCAATTTTAATGCTGTTCACATTTCACGTGTAGTAATTATTGTCACAGAGGGCTAATGAGAAGCACACACGGCGGGTTGATTTTACAGCAGCAAGAACTGAGAAAGACGCCTCCTAGACTCAGAAGTAAATATGATAATTTGCACTGAGACAGGCAATTATCATTTCCTGCTGTGCAAACCCTCTGGAGAGTTACCTGAGCTCCACGGGATCAAACACAGTCTGGATGTCATTAATGATGCTGGGGACGTATTTCAATATTGctccctgaaaaaaaaaagcacagaatcAGGTCTCATCAGGCTgaatgcttttattctgaaggaatATTTCACCGCCTGAGCTCTGCAGTCAGTCTGTAAACGGTGTGACACATTTCACACCAAACActggaaaacactgaattaaTGCAACATCTTCATAGAGTCCAGCTGGCTGGCTGGAGATTcagattatttgttttaaagctagaaaatttttaaaaaagtttctGATTTCCagtctaaaaacacaaaaagccacTGCAGACATCACCTGCTCTTCTTCAGCTCACCTTTATCTTCACTCCCTCGTCCAGCGGTCTGTCCATCAGCGTGTtgaaagacaggaaaagggTGCGAATGGAGTTGAGGAACGCGTCCCCGTCCTCACTGTTCCCGTAGAACCTGAGAAGCAAGGCCAGACTCTGCATCACAAGCAAACACCCTGAGAACATGAAGAGCGGATGCTTGTGTGGAAGAGCCCCTCGTACCTGAGATACAGGACCCGGGACTGCACAATAAACCTGAACAGGTACTTGAGCGCTTTGAGAGCTGCGTAGAGCCTCTCGGTCAGGACGGGCTCCTCGGCGTGGCCCACATAGTAGTTAAGGACCCTGGTTAGCTTCCTGAGACAGTGAGTGAGTCAGGCATTAAGGTCTGCTGGCAATTCGGGTGTGGGTGGAGAAGTGGAGCAAAAGAAGCACTAAAAATAAAGAGCATGGAGGAGGGCGTAAGCCATCAAAGGTGGGAAATGGAGACTCACATGTAGGCCAAAGTGGCACTGAAGTGCTTGTTGATGTACGTTTCCAGGACTGGGTTGAAGTGCTGGAACTTGATGTCGCCAATAAGTGTGATTATAAAAACCTGGTCATAAACAAGAGGAGGAAACTAAATCAGTCCAAGCTGgaaaacattcacacagattCCCAGTTCTGTTGGTTTTTTTACTTGTGCCCATTTGGGCTACAATCCTTAAAGGAACAGctcacccaaaaatgaaaactcagaCATTTTCTACTCATCTCCACGTGACCGGAAAAATTTGTGGAGgttcaattttcattttcatgaaatcaaacTCTGTTTTTGGTGGCATTCGATGTATTTCCACTCTGCAGTCACCTCTTCACTCCACAGAGCTTTCACTGTTAAGCGGCAGGGTTCGCCACTCCTGTCGCTGGACTCAGATTAtcttcacaggaaacaaaacttGTAATCCAGAGTTTGATCTAACGGCCACCAGTCCAGCCTTActgcacactgctgctgcttcttacTGAGGGCCAAGCTGCGCCACAAGACAACCGCTGCCCGACCTCgtatgaaaacatttgtgagGTGGAGTTAAAGCCAGTCGTCACGACGGAGGAAATGTGGTTCAATtataactctctctctctccacagagACATTCATAGAGTCGCACAcgtgaaaagcaacaaaaacaatgaatacGAACGACAAAGAGAGCCGTTCTCACCCAGCACCAACAATTAGGACGtcagaaaagtgtgtgtgtgagagtgtgtgcgtgtaatgTAAAACTGTCATGCAGACACACTGTGGcctgaaaacaaactgaccaAAGCATTGAACACCAGGGTGTCATAGGTGTCCTTCTCTGACGTCTCCATCATGATGTTAAACAGGGCGTCCAGCGTGTCCTGGAGAAACTGTGCGGGAAAACACAAAGCCAATTCACGCTATAACACACAGCAACACGTAACGTATGCAGCGCAGCACTCGTCAGGCAAAGAGAGCTCACTTTGACGATCTCgcctccctccacctccatcagcCTCTGCAGGATCTGGTCCAGATCTTCAGGGTTAGACCTCCAGTTCAACAGGCCAAGCAAGTCGACTGGAAAAGCACCAGAACACGAGAGCAACATCAGCTAACTGCGTCAGCCTGATATGTCAGCATGAATCTGATTAGATCAGCCAGCGTCAGCAGCGCAGAGCGGCTTCTTAAAGACGACATGAGGACAGCACGCGAGCGCGTCCCGGGGTACCGTTCTGAGTGAGCTTAGTGGAGCAGGTGAGCGAGGCGATCTGGAAGCTGTCTTTAGTCACAGGAATCACTCCAGAATGGTGGAACGGCTTCCCCgtctgcttctccttctcctccacctcagcCCAGGTCGCTGGCAAGGTGAGATAAACCTTCGCATCCTCGGCCTTTTTCACATCAACCTaagaaattcacaaaatgtGGAATAAATCATGAAGCGCATTGATCCACGCAGATCTAATTTCATATTGATTgattgagagagagggagactcaTGCATAATCCGTCTACCCGCCGTCAGCTACAACATCTACTATCAGCTACTATCTGCTGCTTGTTTTAAAGACAATCAAGTttcacacaaaaccacaaacttgCCAGCACCTTATAGACGATAAGTTCGTGCCTGCCGTCCTTCAGCGTCGTCCCGTCTCCTCTCATGAGCCGGACGAAGGCCATACCGAAGGGCTTCTCCGACTTGTCCCGAGCTGCGGGACACACATGTGAACTGAGCGTAACGCGGCGGCAGGATTACGTGTGGGTGTTTGTCACAGCAATAAGGTACAGTCACTCACAGTCTTGGGAGGATCTGTGGCGAAACATCACCCTCAGGTGACAGCGGCACACGTCTTCGATGGGAATCGTCACCTTgcagggaggagggaaaagtCAGGGGAATTAAGGCCAGTGTGAATACGGGATTATACACACGGAGGGAGATTTACACGAGCAGCACATTCTGCTGCCGGATCTTCGCCAGAAGATTAAATTCATCGCGCTGAGCTACAGTAAATCCATGTGAAAAAGAGAACATGAGGTAGCGTGTGGAAGAGCTGCACGCTCCAGCTTACCTTGACGGTTTCGTTCCAACACGGCTGCTTCACCTGGTAGTAAATGACAGACTTGTACTCTGTGATTCCATCGTAACCGGCACCAGGAAATATGGCTTTCTGCACGACGTGAGGAGGCAGGGGATTAGTTAGCGTGGCAGGAACAACCGGAATTTGCAACTGACTCTGACAGACgaaaacaaaaagctgagcGCAGAAATTAGGCTCAAAATGCGCATCcacacatgaaaaataagattcacaaataaactgaaaacacatcagctcAGTTTGGCCTTCGTGTGCTGTTTTATGCTCTGAGGATTTACACATTTAATTCACTGTTGGTCAATactatttgtttgattttattgatatttttcatacaatgacattttgatacatttatttgtttgttttttatgttatcatcatgattattattattatctcaaCCACCCATCTCAGGCTCTGAAATGAGGTCCGACCGTACGGCGTGCAGCCGAGGCTGATGGGACAGCCTGGGCCTTTTGTCACGAACCAGACTACGAGACGAGTGCTCGCTTAGACCTGATGGTGGTGCGAGAGGAAAACCAGGCAGAcagaggaacatgaatgtctTGAGCCACCAGAGAGCCAATGAGATACTTGACTCGAAACCAAACGTCAACCTCAGGGAAGAGCCGCAGGAAACGCCTGCAGGGTTCATCATCTGAGGACCACGAACGCTGGTGGTGGACTGACCGCCCGACACTGATCTCCCCACAGCCACGGCACgagcaaaagtacaaaatctCACGCGCAATAACAGAATTTATTATGGGACTCCTCGTGAGCCCGTTTTACCTCCATGGGGTTGCCTTCATCGTCATGCACGCTCAGTATGACCTCCACGTTTTTCGGCGTCTTCTTTTTGCCGCGGTCAAACTCTCCCTGCAGCAAGGTCACGTAAATATCATTCCTCACGTTTCCTGGAGGAAGCACAACAGACGATCAGGCAGACGTGACAAAAATGATGAACCAGCAAGCAATTAAA harbors:
- the dock5 gene encoding dedicator of cytokinesis protein 5 isoform X2 encodes the protein MTRWIPTKKEKYGVAIYNYDATGEQELCLQVGDTVHILEKLEGWYRGYTLRKKSQKGIFPASYIHLKEATVEGMGQQEIIIPADLPLVQELGATLREWAQIWHNLFVANKTTLFRSVQQMAYSLIEYRSQIVSGTLPKDDLVELKKKVTAKIDYGNRILGLDLVVRDESGNTLDPDQTSTVSLFRAHETASRSVDDRIQEEKTRLQNLEMRRQTLFSTVHTYSLLMNLKNFVCNIGEDAELLMSLYDPDQSEFISENFLVRWDSMGMPKEIEKLNNLPALFTDLSSSDLMRQRLFLVCQIIRVGSMELKEGKKHTGGLRRPFGVAVMDITDVAHGKTDDEDKQHFIPFQQIAMETYIRQRQLIMSPLIPSRVIGENEPLTAVFNKVIATREVNHKGQGLFVTLKLLPGDLAQVRKDYPHFVDRSTAIVRKMGFPEIILPGNVRNDIYVTLLQGEFDRGKKKTPKNVEVILSVHDDEGNPMEKAIFPGAGYDGITEYKSVIYYQVKQPCWNETVKVTIPIEDVCRCHLRVMFRHRSSQDSRDKSEKPFGMAFVRLMRGDGTTLKDGRHELIVYKVDVKKAEDAKVYLTLPATWAEVEEKEKQTGKPFHHSGVIPVTKDSFQIASLTCSTKLTQNVDLLGLLNWRSNPEDLDQILQRLMEVEGGEIVKFLQDTLDALFNIMMETSEKDTYDTLVFNALVFIITLIGDIKFQHFNPVLETYINKHFSATLAYMKLTRVLNYYVGHAEEPVLTERLYAALKALKYLFRFIVQSRVLYLRFYGNSEDGDAFLNSIRTLFLSFNTLMDRPLDEGVKIKGAILKYVPSIINDIQTVFDPVELSVLLAKFIESIPDSQLVRQKLGCMCKMVESDLFRQPDCRDVLLPLVNDQLSGQLDDHSSKPDHEACAQLLSTVLDYLDRKDVGPTRGHVQLIMERLLRRVNRTVISMDRSSPLIGHYLACMTAILKQMDDTHYAHYISTFRTRQDIIDFLMETFIMFKDLMGNVFPTDWVIMNLVQMQVFLRAINQYSDVLNMYFLDQAHFELQLWNNYFHLTVAFLTHPTLQLESFSQEKRNKILNKYGDMRKTIGFKMRDMWYNLGPHKMKFIPAMVGPILEVTLVPEPELRKATIPIFFDMMQCEHNFSPGRTFETFENELITKLDQEVEGGRGDEQYKVLLEKTLLEHCRRHRYLSQSGEELALLLSSLLENLLAYRTITHDESPEHRMSCTVNVLNFYKEKKREDIYIRYLYKLRDLHLDCENYTEAAYTLLLHAELLEWSDKPCAPHLIPRDGEHVWTQQELKERLFQEIICYLDKGKMWEKAIELGKQLAKMHESHMFDFMELSQLLKNQAKFYENIMHAMRPQPEYFAVGYYGLGFPTFLRNKMFIYRGKEYEWLEDFSLKLLSQFPNAVRMTSTAPPGDNISNSPGQYIQCFTVKPVLTVPHQFKDKGVPEQILNYYRTNEVDQFQYSRPFRKGEKDPDNEFATMWIERTTYITAYRFPGILKWFEVKSVSVEEISPLENAVETMEMANEKLSNLVQQQACDRSLSINPLSMMLSGIVDPAVMGGFSNYEKAFFTDTYIQEHPEDHERIEVLKHLIALQIPLLADGIRIHGEKTTEQLKPLHNRLVTCFQDLREKVEKHYGVITLPCSLTERKKSRVGSVVMPYILSSTLRRMSTVSTLSNASSGLSSGSVSSDGPSCISSQDSLLSRPSDRRVSVLSRSEEDNRIARKNRKEWSVSKSQVLLERQSDVDETPPEKQQRPKSLQLGDRRLTLSLFQGASSQLSLSNPLSPLPASPHTPRTPRSSSYSSLLSDSDVNPGDTPGTPPPMPPKKHPHEIDNAGFSSEFTPPLPMKIESKPPPPPPKTRKSMFPSYEQTSH